The Nodosilinea sp. PGN35 genome has a window encoding:
- a CDS encoding glycosyltransferase, which produces MTPVSLVITSYDRDRYLAAAIQSVLAQTHSNFELLIWDDGSTDGSVAVAQAYAQQDSRIRVIAAPHQGLSMSLSQAIASTTHHPYLGWVDSDDQLAPTALAETVAILDAQPQTGMVYTDYRIIDAEGELRGKGRHCQIPYSPQRLLVEFMTFHFRLLRRSRYEQVGGIDPTFERAEDYDLCLRLSEVTDIVHLPRPLYFYRQHEGNVTHDDLEMLRWTHRASTQALHRRGLADRYEIRVRSELMLQLKPEALPLVSIIIPCYNAETTIETCLKSCFEQSYPRLEIVVVNNNSTDGTAAQLAQQQAVAPYPLRIIDCSTQGANPARIEGLRQAQGDYIQWLDADDQLAPDKIQRQVMALERESRYDLAYGDWQWCVYAQQRLVYRQMFVGEPYTDWLLQCLMDNWQPPHTYLWRRQAADRLQTLSAWHPQTPVAMDREYATRAALAGMQPLYVPESLVAYNTGLSPSQITRSTPYAVRVQSLRKMFERFRQQAAQHDELELAHRFLLNQSWDLWQPNFELIGQAEQVCWLRHHETEATMMLRDAAARIVQTWLTLPGAYTLEDQARRIVLQLWQDTVVSIQQTSGLKAALDAKGVAHALAQVVGLVAGVSEHPPVAKTDLHLEPELVALMQGCPLYTPLFGEHRLKVHTVLDSLRQQGWLKRPQDAEALRSSAAQSVE; this is translated from the coding sequence GTGACGCCTGTTTCTTTAGTGATCACCAGCTATGACCGCGATCGCTACCTAGCTGCTGCGATCCAGAGCGTTTTGGCTCAAACGCACTCAAACTTTGAGCTTTTAATCTGGGATGACGGCTCAACGGATGGCTCTGTAGCGGTAGCTCAGGCCTACGCCCAACAAGATTCTCGAATTCGAGTGATCGCGGCACCGCATCAGGGGCTTTCGATGTCGCTCAGTCAGGCGATCGCCTCAACGACCCATCATCCCTACCTGGGCTGGGTGGATAGCGACGACCAGCTAGCTCCCACTGCCCTGGCCGAAACCGTTGCCATTTTGGATGCGCAGCCCCAGACGGGCATGGTCTACACCGACTACCGCATCATTGATGCTGAGGGAGAGTTGCGGGGCAAAGGACGCCATTGCCAGATCCCGTATTCGCCGCAGCGGCTGCTGGTAGAGTTCATGACCTTCCACTTTCGCCTGCTGCGGCGATCGCGCTACGAGCAGGTCGGTGGCATTGATCCCACCTTTGAACGGGCCGAAGATTACGATCTGTGCCTGCGGCTTTCTGAGGTGACAGACATTGTTCACCTGCCGCGTCCCCTGTACTTTTATCGCCAGCACGAGGGCAACGTTACCCATGACGACCTGGAGATGCTGCGTTGGACCCATCGCGCTAGCACCCAAGCTCTTCATCGACGGGGTCTGGCGGATCGCTACGAGATTCGGGTGCGCAGCGAATTGATGCTGCAACTCAAGCCTGAGGCGTTGCCACTGGTGTCGATTATCATCCCCTGCTACAACGCCGAAACGACAATCGAGACCTGCTTAAAAAGCTGCTTTGAGCAGAGCTATCCCCGCCTCGAAATTGTGGTGGTCAATAACAACTCAACTGATGGCACCGCAGCTCAGCTAGCCCAGCAGCAAGCCGTAGCTCCCTATCCACTGCGCATAATTGATTGCTCCACCCAAGGAGCCAATCCTGCTCGCATTGAGGGTTTACGACAAGCCCAAGGCGACTATATTCAATGGCTGGATGCCGATGACCAGCTCGCGCCAGATAAGATTCAGCGACAGGTGATGGCGTTAGAGCGAGAGTCCCGCTATGACCTGGCCTATGGCGATTGGCAGTGGTGTGTGTATGCTCAGCAGCGCTTGGTTTACCGGCAGATGTTCGTTGGTGAGCCCTACACCGATTGGCTCTTGCAATGCCTGATGGATAACTGGCAGCCGCCCCATACCTATCTTTGGCGGCGGCAGGCGGCAGACAGATTGCAAACGCTCTCGGCTTGGCATCCGCAAACGCCAGTGGCGATGGACAGAGAATACGCTACGCGGGCGGCTTTGGCTGGGATGCAGCCGCTGTATGTGCCGGAGTCGCTGGTAGCTTATAACACGGGGCTGTCTCCCAGCCAGATTACGCGATCGACGCCCTATGCGGTGCGGGTGCAAAGCTTGCGTAAGATGTTCGAGCGCTTTCGGCAGCAGGCGGCACAGCATGACGAGTTGGAACTGGCTCATCGGTTTTTGCTGAACCAGAGCTGGGATCTGTGGCAGCCCAACTTTGAGCTGATTGGGCAGGCGGAGCAGGTGTGCTGGCTACGGCATCACGAGACTGAGGCCACGATGATGCTGCGGGATGCGGCGGCGCGGATTGTGCAAACCTGGTTGACCTTACCAGGTGCTTACACTCTGGAAGATCAGGCGAGGCGGATCGTGCTGCAATTGTGGCAAGACACCGTGGTGAGTATTCAACAGACGAGCGGCCTCAAGGCAGCGTTAGATGCCAAGGGGGTTGCCCATGCTTTAGCGCAGGTCGTGGGGCTTGTCGCTGGGGTAAGTGAGCATCCTCCGGTCGCCAAAACCGATCTGCACCTGGAGCCGGAGCTAGTGGCACTGATGCAGGGTTGCCCGCTCTACACACCGCTGTTTGGCGAGCACCGCTTGAAGGTACACACCGTCCTGGATTCGCTGCGGCAACAGGGTTGGTTAAAGCGGCCACAAGACGCTGAGGCATTGCGGTCATCCGCTGCTCAATCGGTTGAGTAA
- a CDS encoding DUF4034 domain-containing protein has translation MPQQRSLAPVFLLGTLLLLPGCSLTKLAQIGVFNPAQATVAQHVAVESSTAPALLARYSIVEDTESWNTLLYGDRDFAKLETFINQSLQRERTDELASAYLSRLYRDLGEPPAHDDKTLTAADQEQFDHSMQVLDQWSTAYPSSHIPHLIRGQLLIHQAWEHRGESVASRVPPEAWAPFRELIQQAQVELETAAQLNPQDPNVWAALLLVARGLGQPESIWQDYYNRGLAANPAHIELWGMKAMSLLPQWQGSEARLRAFADEVDRRSKSANKPMLGTIALYIHREIDGDIPGYLQQPDVWPQVEATYARIFAAYPDNQRMRYYYAYDAAMAQQWPVAAEQFEIIGDRWTRGTPWRSLEHYHTGRAAALYELAAAAYDQQRYRQAETLALQSIDLQPNTPSYLILGAVQAAYHGNMPGVIEYAEQALANHPTPAEQQYAEDLIRQAEAHLSGK, from the coding sequence ATGCCGCAGCAACGGTCTCTAGCGCCCGTCTTCCTTTTGGGCACCCTGCTTCTTCTCCCCGGCTGTAGTTTAACCAAACTGGCCCAAATAGGAGTCTTCAACCCAGCCCAAGCGACCGTAGCACAGCACGTAGCCGTTGAGTCCTCGACCGCGCCAGCATTACTAGCCCGCTACAGCATTGTAGAAGACACCGAAAGCTGGAATACCCTACTGTATGGCGATCGCGACTTCGCCAAACTCGAGACCTTCATCAATCAAAGCCTACAGCGCGAACGCACTGACGAACTCGCCTCGGCCTACCTCAGCCGCCTTTACCGCGACCTGGGCGAACCACCTGCCCACGACGATAAAACTCTGACCGCCGCCGACCAGGAGCAGTTTGACCACAGTATGCAAGTGCTGGATCAGTGGAGCACCGCCTATCCTAGCTCCCATATTCCCCACCTGATTCGCGGTCAGCTGCTGATCCATCAAGCTTGGGAGCATCGGGGCGAAAGCGTCGCCAGCAGAGTTCCGCCAGAAGCCTGGGCACCCTTTCGTGAACTCATCCAACAAGCCCAGGTAGAGCTAGAGACCGCTGCACAGCTGAATCCTCAAGACCCCAACGTGTGGGCTGCACTGCTGCTGGTCGCGCGGGGACTGGGACAGCCCGAATCGATCTGGCAAGACTATTACAATCGCGGTCTGGCAGCGAACCCAGCCCACATCGAACTCTGGGGTATGAAAGCCATGAGTCTCTTGCCCCAGTGGCAAGGCAGCGAGGCTCGTCTGCGGGCCTTTGCTGATGAGGTTGATCGTCGCTCCAAATCAGCCAACAAGCCGATGTTGGGGACCATTGCCCTCTACATTCATCGCGAAATTGATGGCGATATCCCCGGTTATTTGCAGCAGCCGGATGTGTGGCCCCAGGTCGAAGCGACCTATGCCCGCATCTTTGCCGCCTACCCCGACAACCAACGCATGCGCTACTACTACGCCTATGACGCCGCTATGGCGCAGCAGTGGCCGGTAGCCGCCGAGCAGTTTGAAATCATCGGTGATCGCTGGACCCGTGGTACCCCGTGGCGATCGCTGGAGCACTACCACACCGGACGGGCAGCGGCCTTATATGAACTGGCGGCAGCGGCTTACGATCAACAGCGCTATCGGCAGGCCGAAACCTTGGCCTTGCAGTCCATTGACTTGCAGCCCAATACGCCCTCCTATCTGATCTTGGGTGCCGTGCAAGCCGCCTACCACGGCAATATGCCAGGAGTAATTGAGTATGCTGAGCAAGCCCTAGCCAACCATCCCACGCCCGCAGAACAGCAATATGCCGAAGACCTGATTCGCCAAGCAGAGGCGCACCTGTCTGGAAAGTAA
- a CDS encoding RHS repeat protein, with amino-acid sequence MEVATESFAFFIYDSMNRAVQTTEADPDGAGLLTSPISTQTYDKAGNLVATTDPIGRQTRYLYDSRNRLVKTILPDGTEQLTRYDFDNNPVSRRDANGQATQSIYDARGRLVAMVDELSSRGSATTPVTSLKVSACRRG; translated from the coding sequence TTGGAAGTAGCAACTGAATCCTTTGCCTTCTTTATCTATGACTCCATGAACCGGGCCGTTCAAACCACAGAGGCCGACCCCGATGGCGCAGGGCTACTCACCTCGCCGATTTCAACCCAGACCTACGACAAAGCAGGCAACTTAGTTGCTACCACTGACCCCATCGGTCGCCAAACCCGCTATCTCTACGACAGCCGCAACCGCCTGGTCAAAACCATCCTCCCCGATGGCACTGAACAGCTCACCCGCTATGATTTTGATAACAACCCGGTGAGCCGCCGCGACGCCAATGGGCAGGCTACCCAGTCGATCTACGATGCCCGTGGCCGACTGGTCGCTATGGTGGATGAATTAAGTAGCCGTGGATCTGCCACAACTCCGGTAACATCACTCAAGGTTTCAGCCTGTAGGCGTGGCTAA
- a CDS encoding IS982 family transposase, whose protein sequence is MDSLEELFCHIDDFCCQFEPKWHSLLLGEGVQHRQRQRSLSLSEIMTILVSFHQQHYRNFKAFYCKHVCVHWREAFPSLVSYNRFVEWMPSALLPLCVYLKHCFGACSGISFIDSSSLKVCHNRRIRRHKVFRGLAAQGKTSVDWFFGFKLHLVVNDQGELLNIQITPGNTDDRKPVEDLLQGLYGKVFADRGYVSKALAQRLLETCGIEFFAKPRRNMKNHLMRLTDKLLARKRAIVETVIDQLKNISQIEHSRHRSPTNFMVNVICGLIAYCHQPKKPSLNLDFALPPAA, encoded by the coding sequence ATGGACAGTCTAGAAGAGCTGTTTTGCCATATCGATGATTTCTGCTGTCAGTTCGAGCCGAAATGGCACTCCTTGCTGCTGGGTGAAGGCGTTCAGCACCGTCAGCGCCAGCGATCACTAAGCTTGAGCGAGATCATGACAATCTTGGTGAGCTTCCATCAGCAGCACTATCGAAACTTCAAAGCGTTCTACTGCAAGCATGTCTGTGTGCACTGGCGAGAGGCCTTTCCTAGCCTGGTCAGCTACAACCGCTTTGTGGAATGGATGCCGTCGGCTCTGCTGCCCTTGTGCGTGTACCTGAAGCACTGTTTTGGTGCTTGTAGCGGCATCAGCTTCATCGATAGCAGTAGTCTCAAGGTGTGCCATAACCGTCGGATTCGACGCCACAAGGTGTTTCGTGGCTTGGCGGCCCAGGGCAAAACCTCAGTTGACTGGTTCTTTGGCTTCAAGCTCCACCTAGTGGTCAATGACCAAGGGGAGTTGCTCAACATCCAAATCACGCCGGGCAATACCGACGACCGCAAGCCTGTCGAAGACTTGCTTCAAGGCCTCTATGGCAAGGTCTTTGCTGACCGGGGCTATGTCTCCAAAGCACTCGCACAACGGCTCTTGGAGACCTGTGGCATCGAGTTCTTTGCCAAACCCAGACGCAACATGAAAAACCACTTGATGCGGCTCACCGACAAATTACTGGCTCGCAAGCGAGCCATCGTCGAAACCGTCATTGACCAGCTCAAGAACATCTCCCAGATTGAGCATTCTAGGCATCGCAGCCCCACCAACTTCATGGTCAACGTCATCTGTGGCTTGATTGCCTACTGCCATCAGCCCAAGAAGCCCTCGCTCAATCTTGACTTCGCTCTTCCACCAGCGGCTTAA